One genomic region from Bacillus sp. SLBN-46 encodes:
- a CDS encoding efflux RND transporter permease subunit — protein sequence MKKLVEATMQRAILMIVCVVIILSWGGISAYQMQRDYLPGINNTTLSVSMRVPGYQAAQVKQQVTDNLTSAVKTVDGLSNVESTSYDGGLFMSLYFPMDTDMKLAEDQVNKALANADLPSTITSTPSVTRLTTSSFPILTYSLTSSKLDEQTLRSTATQEIVKQLKSVPGVSDVSVVGGAKDGYVLTVRMKDLVKNGLTLDDVNKSFAVAVPSMPQGNIVNNQLSIPVSFDGLPLTVQQMATATIKNKEGKVIPVSAFGTITHSLNDLKTVSRTNGAPSVTLNVIKTPSANITDVADQVKERVSHLQLNTVNSKDVSFKVLLDREKELNSSLFGLVREGLLGSLFSMICVFFFFRNVRSTLLIAISLPISLLATTAFLKSMGITLNILTVSGLIVAMGRIVDDSIVILDNMYRKREEQKAKPLLSILASSVVEMIPAILGSTLTTIAVYIPIAFVGGVISASYSGFAWSVVIALIISFFVAMLVIPALAFMGLKGGNGEKQTVKLDSKLKPILQSAFKHKKAMIIVSILVFLAASIYSAFLPVSLLPSGKIGQIAIKAELPKGSTLIQVDSEVQKIEKALKENPKVTAYSANFGSTMTPQSDDVFDQGGGFITYPNVANLSVVLKNDKDADSLIKQLQQQLPILSKGVTYTITSQNISGDDSQMRILFTGSDQATLDQVAQEARTELSKIDNLSVDGKVDLTNGSPKYKVTFDQNTIQDKGVKVADILTVINRYMSSSKDATVTIDHKALPVDQYLDQIATGTNSSISLHATADDVLASLSAETLPGANGEIVRFDQIAKISNDTTPSTISERDGQPFSLVTAQITSNDISKVSSQSEKALSNIKLPKDVTYSLGGITEQVKQMIFDMSVAVAFSILLVLLITSSIFKGWRAPLSVLLSIPLALSGVVITLILFHGEWNLAALIGVLMLTGIVVTNGIVLIDKIERNRREGMPIKEAVLNGSLSRIRPILMTAAATILTLLPLAFSHNADTVISQTLGIVVIGGMITSTINSFIIIPIIYDWLHKKTASKNITTNTKTIN from the coding sequence ATGAAAAAATTAGTAGAGGCAACCATGCAAAGAGCCATTCTTATGATTGTGTGTGTTGTCATCATTTTGTCTTGGGGAGGTATTTCTGCCTACCAGATGCAAAGAGATTATTTGCCTGGGATTAACAATACTACTCTTTCAGTTAGTATGAGAGTACCTGGGTATCAAGCAGCTCAGGTCAAACAACAAGTAACCGACAATTTAACAAGTGCAGTCAAAACAGTGGATGGTTTGTCCAATGTGGAAAGCACTTCTTATGATGGTGGATTATTTATGAGTTTGTATTTTCCGATGGATACAGACATGAAGTTAGCTGAAGATCAAGTAAACAAAGCGTTGGCAAATGCGGATCTTCCGTCAACTATTACAAGCACTCCTTCGGTAACACGTCTAACAACTAGTTCATTCCCGATTCTGACTTATAGTCTCACCAGTTCAAAATTGGATGAACAAACTTTACGTTCCACTGCCACTCAGGAAATTGTGAAACAATTAAAATCTGTTCCTGGTGTATCGGATGTATCCGTCGTTGGGGGAGCAAAAGACGGATATGTATTAACAGTTCGTATGAAAGACCTTGTGAAGAACGGTTTAACATTAGATGATGTGAACAAATCGTTTGCTGTAGCAGTTCCTTCTATGCCACAAGGGAATATCGTTAACAACCAATTATCTATACCGGTTTCATTTGACGGGTTACCATTAACAGTCCAGCAAATGGCAACCGCAACAATTAAGAATAAGGAAGGAAAAGTAATTCCTGTATCAGCGTTCGGCACCATTACACATTCTTTAAATGACTTAAAAACGGTTTCTAGAACAAATGGAGCGCCAAGCGTCACTTTAAATGTCATCAAAACACCATCAGCCAATATCACGGATGTAGCTGACCAAGTAAAAGAACGTGTATCACATCTTCAATTGAATACCGTAAATTCAAAAGATGTTTCATTCAAAGTTCTACTTGACCGTGAAAAAGAATTAAACAGTTCTCTTTTTGGACTAGTTCGAGAAGGTTTACTTGGCTCTTTATTCTCTATGATTTGTGTGTTTTTCTTTTTCCGAAATGTAAGAAGTACACTATTAATTGCTATTTCATTGCCAATTTCATTACTGGCAACGACAGCTTTCTTAAAATCAATGGGTATAACATTAAACATTTTAACCGTTTCAGGTTTGATTGTAGCGATGGGTCGTATTGTCGATGACTCGATTGTAATTTTGGACAATATGTATAGAAAACGCGAAGAACAGAAGGCTAAACCATTGCTTTCTATTCTTGCTTCATCTGTTGTTGAAATGATACCAGCTATTTTAGGTTCTACATTAACGACCATTGCCGTTTATATTCCGATTGCTTTTGTCGGAGGGGTAATCAGTGCTTCATATAGCGGATTTGCATGGTCAGTCGTTATTGCTCTCATCATTTCATTCTTTGTCGCAATGCTTGTCATCCCTGCCCTTGCTTTCATGGGATTGAAAGGTGGAAACGGAGAAAAACAGACGGTCAAACTCGATTCTAAATTGAAGCCAATCTTGCAATCGGCTTTTAAACATAAGAAAGCAATGATTATTGTTTCGATCTTAGTGTTCTTGGCTGCTAGTATTTATTCCGCTTTCCTTCCTGTAAGTTTATTACCAAGTGGAAAAATCGGACAAATTGCTATTAAAGCAGAATTGCCTAAGGGAAGCACATTAATTCAAGTGGATTCTGAAGTGCAAAAAATCGAAAAAGCATTGAAAGAAAACCCGAAGGTTACGGCATACTCAGCCAATTTCGGTTCAACCATGACACCACAAAGTGATGATGTGTTTGATCAGGGTGGGGGCTTTATCACCTATCCAAACGTCGCTAACCTTTCCGTTGTATTAAAGAATGACAAAGATGCTGATTCCCTCATTAAACAATTACAACAGCAGCTTCCTATTTTATCTAAAGGTGTTACTTATACGATCACAAGCCAGAACATCTCTGGTGATGATTCACAAATGCGTATTCTGTTTACAGGTTCAGATCAAGCTACTCTGGACCAGGTTGCTCAAGAGGCAAGAACAGAGTTATCGAAAATTGATAACTTAAGCGTAGATGGAAAAGTGGATTTAACAAATGGTTCGCCTAAGTATAAGGTTACTTTTGACCAAAATACGATTCAAGATAAAGGCGTAAAAGTGGCTGACATTCTAACGGTCATTAATCGTTATATGTCTTCGTCGAAAGATGCCACTGTTACAATTGATCATAAAGCACTTCCTGTGGATCAATATTTGGATCAAATTGCAACTGGAACGAACTCAAGCATTTCGTTACACGCAACTGCCGATGATGTTTTAGCCTCTCTTTCTGCTGAGACATTACCTGGTGCTAATGGTGAAATTGTACGATTTGACCAAATCGCTAAAATTTCAAATGATACCACCCCTTCAACCATTAGCGAACGAGATGGACAGCCGTTCTCCCTTGTGACAGCACAGATAACATCAAATGATATTAGTAAAGTGTCAAGCCAATCTGAGAAAGCATTAAGCAACATAAAACTTCCAAAAGATGTAACGTATTCATTGGGAGGCATCACTGAACAAGTAAAACAAATGATTTTCGATATGTCAGTTGCGGTTGCTTTTTCGATTCTATTAGTATTACTAATCACTTCTTCCATTTTCAAAGGATGGAGAGCACCGTTATCTGTACTTTTAAGCATTCCACTTGCTTTAAGTGGTGTAGTCATTACGCTAATTTTGTTCCATGGAGAATGGAATTTGGCCGCATTAATCGGTGTTCTTATGCTTACAGGTATTGTAGTGACGAACGGAATAGTGTTAATTGATAAAATTGAAAGAAATCGTAGAGAAGGAATGCCTATTAAAGAGGCAGTATTGAATGGTAGCCTTTCAAGGATTCGGCCTATTTTAATGACAGCAGCAGCAACCATCCTTACTTTGTTACCACTTGCATTTTCTCATAATGCTGATACGGTCATTTCTCAAACACTTGGTATTGTTGTGATTGGTGGCATGATAACTTCAACAATTAACAGCTTTATCATCATTCCAATCATTTATGATTGGTTGCATAAAAAAACTGCTTCAAAAAATATTACAACAAATACAAAAACTATTAATTAG
- a CDS encoding YhcU family protein, giving the protein MKIVFASTPSQEEEINELVRYIYSNIFPLYFSDEEICQFEQLGVLHPTEDFSTLKDAFQVMTCIQTLISILESSPVDEQYAALYNKNVATLEEIGLSFPFDFEQFLSVKSMRHSMLSIYTKADNELII; this is encoded by the coding sequence GTGAAAATAGTTTTTGCCTCGACACCAAGTCAAGAAGAAGAAATCAATGAACTGGTGAGGTACATTTACTCTAATATTTTTCCCCTCTATTTTAGTGACGAAGAGATTTGTCAATTTGAGCAATTAGGAGTTTTACATCCTACTGAAGATTTTAGCACATTAAAAGATGCTTTTCAGGTAATGACATGTATACAAACATTAATTTCCATACTTGAATCTTCTCCGGTGGATGAACAATATGCTGCACTATACAATAAAAATGTGGCCACACTTGAAGAAATTGGATTATCTTTCCCTTTTGATTTTGAACAATTTCTCAGTGTGAAAAGCATGAGACATTCAATGCTTAGTATTTACACAAAAGCAGATAATGAATTAATAATATAG
- a CDS encoding response regulator transcription factor, with product MSIRILIADDHHVVRRGLVFFLKTQENIEIVGEAKNGEEAVELVDRLMPDLVLMDLVMPVMDGIEATQKIKEKHPSMKVMILTSFSDQNHVIPAIEAGASGYQLKDIEPDELVRAIKMLMNGENQLHPKATTHLLTHLTSKQNEGKNHLNELTKRELEVLKEIASGKSNKEIASSLFITEKTVKTHVSNVLAKLELADRTQAALFAVRNGVIKNDKIG from the coding sequence TTGAGTATACGAATACTAATAGCCGATGATCATCATGTCGTACGTAGAGGCCTGGTGTTCTTCTTAAAGACACAAGAAAATATTGAAATTGTAGGGGAAGCGAAAAATGGAGAAGAAGCGGTTGAGTTAGTTGACCGATTAATGCCAGATCTTGTATTAATGGATCTAGTCATGCCGGTTATGGACGGGATTGAAGCTACACAGAAAATTAAAGAAAAGCATCCAAGTATGAAAGTTATGATACTAACCAGTTTTTCGGACCAAAACCATGTAATACCTGCTATTGAAGCGGGTGCCTCAGGCTATCAATTAAAGGATATAGAACCAGATGAGCTAGTGAGGGCAATAAAAATGTTAATGAATGGTGAAAATCAATTGCATCCAAAAGCAACGACTCATTTATTAACCCATTTAACCTCGAAACAAAATGAGGGCAAGAACCATTTGAATGAGTTGACCAAAAGAGAGTTGGAAGTCCTTAAGGAAATAGCTAGTGGAAAAAGTAATAAAGAAATTGCTTCATCGTTATTTATTACTGAAAAGACGGTAAAAACCCATGTTTCAAACGTTTTAGCAAAGCTTGAGCTAGCGGATCGCACCCAGGCTGCTCTTTTTGCCGTACGTAATGGAGTAATCAAAAATGATAAGATAGGATAA
- a CDS encoding DUF3889 domain-containing protein — MKKTIVSILMMAFFLVSFTNSGHAQKPDYEKYGRIAMAVVQADFPGAPIREYEYLGRKNIDASKAEDGFRFKVQENNQNFFVIIKVNHDLTNKKLINLTVESQKQ, encoded by the coding sequence ATGAAAAAAACGATTGTTTCTATATTAATGATGGCATTTTTTCTAGTTAGTTTTACTAATTCAGGCCATGCTCAGAAGCCAGATTATGAAAAGTACGGCAGAATTGCGATGGCGGTTGTACAGGCGGATTTTCCAGGCGCCCCTATCAGGGAGTATGAATATTTAGGTCGAAAAAATATAGATGCATCAAAGGCGGAGGACGGCTTCCGTTTTAAAGTACAAGAAAATAATCAGAACTTTTTTGTTATCATAAAAGTAAATCATGATCTTACCAACAAAAAATTAATTAACTTAACGGTTGAATCTCAAAAACAATAA
- a CDS encoding GAF domain-containing sensor histidine kinase, producing MSTCHHSDLQILKEIAELLNQGTDIYNVLSEVLKKLLHVTGLQTGWIFLIDDVGSFSLAAKENLPPALSDNQYAPMCSGDCWCINRYNKGRIDKATNIIECMRLEDAIEHKLGDTWGLTHHATVPLKAGKEKFGLLNVGAPNKTSFNNEELALLESVALQIGSALKRINLTQKEQEIALTAERNRLARDLHDSVNQLLFSLSLTARGGKEMTKDPEVKETFSYIQDLAQEALNEMRALIWQLRPKGLEQGIVSALSSYSEMLGLNTNIKINGVINLPSRIEEAVFRISQEALANCKKHSQQSDVHLFVHGSDSRITIEIKDNGCGFTYDEGLVLPSLGLKSMRNRAESLGGTFNLESELNKGTKLRVSIPF from the coding sequence ATGAGTACGTGTCACCATTCTGATTTACAAATTTTAAAAGAAATTGCCGAGTTATTGAATCAAGGAACAGACATATACAATGTCCTTTCAGAGGTTCTAAAGAAGCTTTTACATGTAACCGGCTTACAAACTGGATGGATCTTTCTTATTGATGATGTAGGTTCCTTTTCACTAGCTGCGAAAGAAAATCTTCCCCCCGCATTATCCGACAACCAGTATGCCCCCATGTGCAGCGGGGATTGCTGGTGTATTAACCGCTATAATAAAGGCCGAATAGATAAGGCAACCAATATTATTGAATGTATGCGATTGGAAGATGCAATTGAACATAAATTAGGGGATACATGGGGATTAACCCATCATGCGACCGTACCACTCAAAGCAGGGAAAGAAAAATTTGGATTATTAAATGTTGGGGCACCGAATAAAACAAGCTTTAACAATGAAGAGCTTGCTCTTTTAGAATCAGTGGCATTGCAGATAGGCTCAGCCTTAAAAAGGATAAATCTAACACAAAAAGAACAAGAAATTGCTTTAACAGCAGAAAGAAATAGATTAGCAAGAGACCTGCACGATTCTGTTAATCAACTCCTTTTCTCCTTAAGCCTGACTGCTCGTGGAGGGAAAGAAATGACAAAGGATCCAGAAGTGAAGGAAACCTTTAGTTATATTCAAGATTTAGCGCAAGAGGCATTAAATGAAATGAGAGCGCTTATTTGGCAGCTACGCCCAAAGGGATTAGAGCAGGGCATTGTTAGTGCATTATCGAGTTACTCTGAAATGCTCGGATTAAATACAAACATTAAAATAAACGGGGTCATTAATTTACCAAGCAGAATTGAGGAGGCTGTTTTTCGAATTAGCCAAGAAGCATTAGCTAATTGCAAAAAACATTCACAACAATCCGATGTACATTTATTTGTTCATGGAAGTGATAGCAGAATAACCATAGAAATAAAAGACAATGGATGTGGGTTTACTTATGATGAAGGTTTAGTGCTTCCATCGCTCGGTCTAAAAAGCATGAGAAACAGAGCGGAGTCTTTAGGCGGAACTTTTAATTTGGAAAGTGAGCTAAACAAAGGGACAAAGCTGCGGGTCAGTATTCCGTTTTAA
- a CDS encoding YhdB family protein, with translation MNKVDYDRALYYTHRSEWDNLLILMVRTKDQFLSKRIEQFLHAYNFERDYTVIETKLYNLLRYIDHANETIEADANEIPMYSLS, from the coding sequence ATGAATAAAGTGGATTACGATCGGGCGTTATATTACACACACCGGTCCGAATGGGATAATTTGCTTATATTAATGGTTCGGACAAAAGATCAATTTTTGTCCAAAAGAATTGAACAGTTCCTACATGCGTACAACTTTGAACGTGACTACACTGTAATTGAAACGAAACTCTATAATTTGCTTCGTTACATCGACCATGCAAACGAAACAATAGAAGCTGATGCAAATGAGATACCGATGTATAGTCTTTCCTGA
- a CDS encoding SpoVR family protein, with protein sequence MNAEERKSLEYAISEITEIANGFGLDFYPMRYEICPAEIIYTFGAYGMPTRFSHWSFGKQFHKMKLHYDLGLSKIYELVINSNPCYAFLLDSNTLIQNKLIVAHVLAHCDFFKNNVRFQNTKRDMVESMAATAERIHQYEIQYGKKEVETFLDAVLAIDEHIDPSLMRPKLSWSIGDDEEEDDENPTIATPYDDLWKLDEKDKKETTQSRKKKFPPRPEKDLLLFIETYSRELEDWQRDILTMMREEMLYFWPQLETKIMNEGWASYWHQRILRELDLTSGEAIEFAKLNAGVVQPSKTGINPYYLGIKIFEDIEERYNNPTEEMKRRGVKPGSGREKMFEVREVESDISFLRNYLNKDLVMREDMYLFQKQGRDYKIVDKAWEHIRDQLVNMRVNGGFPYLTVNDGDYMKNGELYVKHWYEGIELDVKYLEKVLPYIQQLWGRPVHIETMIEERRMLFSYDGKGVHRKYL encoded by the coding sequence ATGAATGCGGAAGAGCGTAAATCACTAGAGTATGCAATTAGTGAAATTACCGAAATTGCAAATGGCTTTGGACTAGACTTTTATCCAATGCGTTATGAAATTTGTCCGGCAGAAATTATTTATACATTTGGGGCCTATGGAATGCCTACTCGATTCTCTCATTGGAGCTTTGGAAAGCAATTTCATAAAATGAAACTTCATTATGATTTAGGCCTAAGTAAGATTTATGAACTTGTCATTAACTCTAATCCATGCTATGCGTTTTTACTGGATTCCAATACGCTAATTCAAAACAAGTTAATCGTCGCGCACGTATTAGCACATTGTGATTTCTTTAAAAATAATGTTCGTTTCCAAAATACGAAACGGGATATGGTTGAGAGCATGGCAGCAACAGCTGAAAGAATTCACCAATACGAAATTCAATATGGAAAAAAAGAGGTAGAAACCTTCCTCGATGCCGTCTTAGCAATTGACGAGCATATTGATCCTTCCCTTATGAGACCGAAGTTAAGCTGGTCCATTGGGGATGATGAGGAAGAGGATGATGAAAATCCAACTATTGCCACACCCTATGATGACCTTTGGAAATTGGATGAAAAGGATAAGAAAGAAACAACCCAATCAAGAAAAAAGAAATTCCCTCCACGTCCGGAAAAGGATTTATTATTGTTCATTGAAACCTACAGCAGAGAACTGGAAGATTGGCAGCGTGACATCTTAACGATGATGCGGGAAGAAATGCTCTACTTTTGGCCACAGCTTGAAACAAAAATCATGAACGAAGGCTGGGCATCCTATTGGCACCAACGGATTTTAAGGGAACTGGATTTAACCAGTGGGGAAGCCATTGAATTTGCGAAATTAAATGCAGGTGTTGTCCAGCCGTCAAAGACTGGAATTAACCCATATTATCTTGGCATCAAAATCTTTGAGGATATTGAAGAACGGTATAATAACCCAACAGAAGAAATGAAGCGCAGAGGGGTAAAACCAGGTTCAGGCAGAGAGAAAATGTTTGAGGTCCGTGAAGTAGAGTCCGATATATCCTTCCTCCGCAATTATTTAAATAAGGATCTTGTGATGAGAGAGGATATGTATCTTTTCCAAAAGCAGGGGCGTGATTACAAAATAGTGGATAAAGCATGGGAGCATATCCGTGACCAGCTAGTCAACATGAGGGTAAATGGGGGATTTCCATACCTTACCGTGAATGACGGTGATTATATGAAAAATGGAGAGCTCTATGTAAAACACTGGTATGAGGGCATCGAACTAGATGTAAAATACCTTGAAAAAGTGCTTCCCTACATTCAGCAGCTTTGGGGAAGACCTGTACACATAGAAACGATGATTGAAGAAAGACGAATGCTATTCTCTTATGATGGTAAAGGGGTTCATCGGAAATACTTATAA
- a CDS encoding phospho-sugar mutase, translating into MNWKTVAKDWMEFEGLDAELQAQLKEWENDEKQLEEAFYKNLEFGTGGMRGEIGAGTNRMNIYTVRKASAGLAAYIEEQGLEAKQRGVVIAYDSRHKSPEFALEAAKTLATKGIQTYIFDELRPTPELSFALRYLHAFSGIVITASHNPPEYNGYKVYGSDGGQLPPNHADQVISKVNEIENELLIEVGSEDQLRAAGLIRTIGSEIDQAYIEKLKTISENPNLSEEADVKVVFTPLHGTANKPVRSGLSALGYKNVTIVKEQELPDAEFSTVKSPNPEEHAAFQLAIRDGLKVGADLLIATDPDADRLGIAVRNEEGEYVVLTGNQTGALLLDYLLSQKKEKGTLPQNGVVLKTIVTSELGRKITSAYGLETVDVLTGFKFIAEKIKEYEETGDHTFLFGYEESYGYLIGDFARDKDAIQAALLATEVCAFYKKQGLSLYNGMMQVFEKYGFYQEGLRSLTLKGKEGAEMIQSLLASFRMEPLTNLGSLKTATTEDYLTGIRLTNKKEEKIQLPKSNVLKYTFEDGTWVCLRPSGTEPKVKFYFGVNSDRLEDSKLKLQTVEKDFMDVVERKMKMIHEQ; encoded by the coding sequence ATGAACTGGAAAACAGTTGCAAAAGACTGGATGGAGTTCGAAGGTTTAGATGCTGAATTACAAGCTCAACTAAAAGAGTGGGAGAATGATGAAAAACAACTAGAAGAGGCTTTTTATAAGAATTTAGAATTTGGAACAGGCGGAATGCGCGGTGAGATTGGTGCAGGTACAAATCGAATGAACATCTATACGGTTCGTAAAGCATCAGCAGGTTTAGCAGCATACATAGAGGAACAAGGATTAGAAGCGAAACAAAGAGGGGTAGTTATTGCTTATGATTCCCGTCACAAGTCTCCTGAGTTTGCCTTGGAGGCTGCAAAAACACTAGCTACCAAAGGAATTCAAACCTATATATTTGACGAATTAAGACCGACCCCTGAACTTTCCTTTGCCTTAAGGTACCTACATGCCTTTTCTGGGATTGTCATAACTGCCAGCCATAATCCACCAGAGTATAATGGATACAAAGTGTATGGGTCTGATGGTGGTCAGCTTCCACCCAATCATGCTGATCAAGTTATTTCAAAGGTCAATGAAATAGAAAACGAGCTATTGATTGAAGTTGGCAGTGAAGATCAATTAAGAGCTGCTGGATTAATTAGAACAATCGGTTCGGAAATAGACCAAGCATATATTGAAAAACTCAAAACGATTTCGGAGAATCCCAATCTCTCTGAAGAAGCCGATGTTAAAGTGGTTTTTACCCCATTACATGGAACAGCCAATAAGCCGGTTCGCTCAGGACTCTCTGCATTAGGGTATAAAAATGTAACAATTGTAAAGGAACAGGAGCTTCCTGACGCTGAATTTTCTACAGTGAAAAGTCCTAATCCAGAAGAACATGCTGCTTTTCAATTAGCTATCCGCGATGGCTTAAAAGTGGGAGCTGACCTACTAATTGCAACTGATCCAGATGCAGACCGTCTTGGTATCGCGGTACGTAATGAAGAAGGCGAGTATGTCGTTCTGACAGGAAATCAAACAGGGGCATTATTGCTTGATTATCTCCTTTCTCAGAAAAAAGAAAAAGGAACATTGCCTCAAAATGGAGTCGTTTTAAAAACGATTGTTACCTCTGAATTAGGAAGGAAAATCACCTCAGCGTATGGCCTTGAAACGGTTGACGTTTTAACAGGTTTCAAGTTTATTGCTGAGAAAATAAAAGAGTATGAAGAAACAGGTGACCATACCTTCTTATTTGGTTATGAAGAGTCCTATGGCTACTTAATCGGCGACTTTGCCCGTGATAAAGATGCTATTCAGGCTGCCCTCTTAGCCACAGAAGTTTGTGCCTTTTATAAAAAACAAGGCTTGTCTCTTTATAATGGAATGATGCAGGTATTTGAAAAATACGGTTTTTATCAGGAAGGCCTTCGTTCGTTAACATTGAAGGGAAAAGAAGGAGCTGAAATGATTCAAAGTCTACTAGCTTCCTTCCGAATGGAGCCATTAACTAATTTAGGTTCCTTAAAGACCGCCACAACGGAGGATTATTTAACTGGTATTCGGTTAACGAATAAGAAAGAAGAGAAGATTCAGCTGCCTAAATCTAATGTGCTAAAATATACATTTGAAGACGGTACATGGGTTTGCTTAAGACCATCAGGGACTGAACCAAAGGTTAAATTCTACTTTGGTGTAAACAGTGATCGTCTGGAGGATAGTAAGCTGAAACTTCAAACAGTAGAAAAAGACTTTATGGATGTAGTAGAAAGAAAAATGAAAATGATTCACGAACAGTAA
- a CDS encoding undecaprenyl-diphosphatase, which yields MNYDLFQVINQFAGKHPFMDGLMIFTTHYALIVYAIVLLLMWFFGKEQHKYSVVYAAITGGLGLFINFILGHIYYEPRPFETHRVHLLIQHAKDSSFPSDHSTGAFSLALAVLLRQRKIGLGMLLFAILTGISRIYVGHHYPFDVLGSMVVGLFVSTLIYKFSSLLTPIPQTIINIYNQIPLVPKTNQKIRHN from the coding sequence ATGAATTACGATTTATTTCAAGTAATTAATCAATTTGCTGGTAAACATCCCTTTATGGATGGATTAATGATTTTTACTACGCACTATGCTCTAATTGTTTACGCCATCGTTTTACTTCTTATGTGGTTTTTTGGCAAAGAACAACATAAATATTCAGTTGTGTATGCTGCAATAACTGGAGGATTGGGACTGTTTATAAATTTTATCCTAGGGCATATTTATTATGAACCACGACCATTTGAAACACATAGAGTTCATCTATTAATTCAACATGCGAAAGATTCCTCTTTTCCAAGCGACCATTCCACAGGTGCATTTTCCCTCGCGCTTGCGGTACTGTTGCGCCAGCGGAAAATTGGTTTAGGTATGCTTTTATTTGCAATTTTAACAGGGATATCTCGTATTTATGTGGGACATCATTATCCATTTGATGTGCTTGGCAGCATGGTTGTAGGGTTATTTGTAAGTACACTTATTTACAAATTTAGTTCCTTATTAACCCCCATCCCTCAAACAATAATAAATATTTATAATCAAATCCCTTTAGTTCCGAAAACTAATCAAAAAATAAGACATAATTGA
- a CDS encoding M14 family zinc carboxypeptidase: MKIFCVIMLMLLSFETVGEAKVIQTNKPYSFERLERDINQLREIHKGKLEVKSIGTTHFGRDIWAIKLGKGKKNIVLVGTHHGREWITSMLLMKMLESYADAYEESRKYPLTSASILNDVSIWFVPMLNPDGAEIQQNHFEGISEDQRDLIKSMNKGSSDFTRWKANGEGIDLNRQYPAGWSQLPKRPSSPHYQFYKGKKPIEVKEVIALTNFIKEVDPSIAVAYHSAGREIFWNYKNGKHLKRDKKIAKKIAKLTSYKLAKPPKKAIGGGFTDWFITTYHRPAMTIEISYLVGETSPPLSVFKTEWKRNRIVGLKLAAEARKIPD, translated from the coding sequence GTGAAAATTTTTTGCGTGATCATGTTGATGCTACTTTCTTTTGAAACGGTTGGCGAAGCTAAAGTGATTCAAACGAATAAACCCTATAGCTTTGAACGTTTAGAACGAGACATCAATCAATTAAGGGAAATACATAAAGGGAAATTAGAAGTAAAATCCATTGGAACCACTCATTTTGGAAGAGATATTTGGGCAATCAAACTTGGTAAAGGGAAAAAGAATATCGTTTTAGTTGGTACCCATCATGGACGGGAATGGATAACAAGTATGCTTTTAATGAAGATGTTGGAGTCCTATGCGGATGCTTATGAGGAATCAAGGAAATACCCTTTAACCTCTGCTTCTATCCTTAATGATGTTTCCATATGGTTTGTTCCCATGTTAAATCCAGATGGTGCAGAAATTCAACAAAACCATTTCGAAGGTATATCAGAAGATCAACGAGACCTTATTAAAAGCATGAATAAAGGCTCTAGTGATTTTACAAGATGGAAAGCAAATGGGGAGGGGATCGACTTAAATAGGCAATACCCTGCCGGTTGGTCGCAACTTCCTAAGCGGCCTTCTTCCCCACACTACCAATTCTATAAAGGTAAAAAGCCAATTGAAGTAAAGGAAGTCATTGCACTAACCAATTTTATTAAAGAGGTGGACCCTTCAATAGCAGTGGCCTATCATTCAGCGGGAAGAGAGATTTTCTGGAATTATAAAAATGGAAAACATCTCAAAAGGGACAAAAAAATAGCAAAAAAAATAGCAAAATTAACAAGCTATAAATTAGCGAAGCCACCTAAAAAAGCAATAGGGGGCGGTTTTACTGATTGGTTTATTACAACCTACCATCGTCCAGCCATGACCATAGAAATTAGCTATCTTGTGGGTGAAACGAGTCCGCCATTATCCGTTTTTAAGACAGAATGGAAACGAAATCGAATAGTTGGCCTTAAGCTAGCCGCAGAAGCCAGAAAAATCCCTGACTAA